The nucleotide window AAAGAAGACTTTATAAAAGCCATCGAGCAAACCGTCAAGCCGCAGTTTATCAAACTCAACCTCGAAGCCTTCGAACGCGGTTATTCAAGTGGAAATTAAAAACCGTCCGGTTAAAAAACAGTATCATATTTTAAGGGGGAAGCGCAAATGTTGAAACAGCTATCGGTATTTTTGGAAAACAAGGCCGGCAGTATCTGCGAAGTCGCGGAGCTGCTGTACAAAAAAGACATCGACATTGTGGCTCTGTGCATCGCGGACACCGCAAAATTCGGCATTTTGCGCATGGTTGTAAGCGATCCCGATACCGCAGTCACACTGCTGCGTGAACAGGGGCACACCGTCTCGCTGACCGATGTTTTAATCGTCGGCATCGAGAACAAACCCGGCGGAATGCTTCCGGTTCTGCGGATTTTGAACGAAGCCGGCGTCGGTGTGGAGTACATGTACGCGTTCCTCGGCAAGACCAAGGGCGCATATATGGTGCTGCGGGTCGAAAATCCCGGTAAGGTCGCCGAAGTGCTGACAGCAAAAGGCATCACCTGCGCCGATCAGAGTATTATCGGTTAATCGGATTCAAAGAATATTTTAACACGGAGTTTTCTCCTGTATTTGGCTTGCAAAACTCTGTACATCAATAAAAAAGGCGGTTCAAAAAATGACGGGCAATCAGAACAAGGTCGAAGCAATCACCTCGATGGAACAGGACTTTACCAAGTGGTATACCGATATCTGTTTGAAGGCGGAACTGGTGGACTACACGGCGGTCAAGGGGTGCGTGGTGCTGCGGCCGTACGGTTATGCGATCTGGGAGAATATCACGAAAATTCTCGACGGAA belongs to Oscillospiraceae bacterium and includes:
- a CDS encoding acetolactate synthase, giving the protein MLKQLSVFLENKAGSICEVAELLYKKDIDIVALCIADTAKFGILRMVVSDPDTAVTLLREQGHTVSLTDVLIVGIENKPGGMLPVLRILNEAGVGVEYMYAFLGKTKGAYMVLRVENPGKVAEVLTAKGITCADQSIIG